The Acyrthosiphon pisum isolate AL4f unplaced genomic scaffold, pea_aphid_22Mar2018_4r6ur Scaffold_21214;HRSCAF=23326, whole genome shotgun sequence genomic sequence AAGgtgattaatattatgatattaaaaaacactaaggtttaattataatataatgtgtcttATAATTtggattgaataataataatataaccttctACAAGTACGATTGTCAAAGACGTCTCTTCGATCAATCCACGGAAGTTTAAAACAATACTTTAAGCCTATACGTAACAATAGGTGTACggaacaaaaatgataatacaacagtataataacaaataataatatgcaacgaTACCACGACGGAGATGATGATATCGTGGATCCGTGATAAGCTCGAAAATGAGGCGACGGCGGATGATACGGCAACAACAGCTGTTGACGACAATCACGAAGGCGGCGGcagcggcagcggcggcggcggcggcagcgaaATACTGACGtcacgacggcggcggcggcggcagcgaaataattattttaaataacggaCACCGGACACGTTATAACTCCACTCCAATCAGTACGGACTAAGTACTTGATCAGCGGATTACAATATAACGGGTGATATGTATGATTATGTTTACAACTCACATGTGATAAACATAATACGAAAAGCTCAGCTCGGTGAACGACTCGTACACGCGGTAATATGGTATTGTCTCAATAGCGACGAACTAGAGACAATTCACAGCGGTCGAACGACTAAATAAATTCGAACACGGCGAGCACAAACGGCAGTTACATAGAGACGCACgacgaaatatatattaattacaaatatggaTAATTAATCCGAAAAGCACATATCACGTGGACGCGGAATTAACACGGTGCGTACGGGCCGTTGGACATCGGCGCCGGTGGCGAACTGAGAGAGACGTAGTGCCGTACAGCAGGGAATCGACGTTCGCTGATGGCCACGGGCGGAGGGGGGACAAAAGTTCTAGATCACCTGACTTGTCGTACGTTATCGCGCGTACCTGCATGACATCTCGATTGGGAGTAAAGAGCGGCAGTTTGAACATTCTCCCCCATGGGAAGCTCCGCTTGACATTGATCGTGAAATCTGCCGATGAAGTAGAccctaatttatataattaaaaaaaacattggtaacaataaaatggtaaaaaatttataatgaagttacaatagaaaaaatataataacataaataagtacATGGTATGATAACAATGGATAtaatccataaaaataattataataaacataattgagCAAAACATTACAGTGTACAGCTCCCCCCAAACCCTCCAGTAAGAGCATCGCAGATAACCGCCAAAACCATAGATTATAGTGGTTATACCAGGGAGGTGTCATATTGAAATGCAAAAGACATgcgcataattaatatttataggataaaataataggcaggtaaatattaaatcgCTCGGGGGCCAGAGGAATATACAGTTTAGTCAGTCGGTAACACAACCAACTTAACTACCGGTCGTGTGATACGTCCTTGAGGCGTTAACACCGACGCTACGCGCACTGTTCCATCGGGTCCTGGCACGAGTTCCATGATGCGCCCAAGACGCCATGATAATGGTGGTGCTTGGTTGTCAACCACGACAACCATGTCGTTGACTTTTAGGTTAGGGACTCTATCTGTCCATTTGACACGTTCTTGAAGAGTTGTCAAATACTCTGTTGACCAACGCTTCCAAAAAGCTTGGTGGCATTGATCTAGCAACTTCCATCGGTTGGTCAAGTTTCGGGTAGTGTCTGGATTGGATCGAGGTGGAACGGCTAGCAACGGTTGCCCAATGAGGAAGTGACCAGGCGTGAGACACTCCAAGTCATGAGGGTCTGTTGATGCCGGCGTCAATGGTCGAGAATTGAGGACGGCTTCGATGCGGATCAAGACCGTGGTGAATTCTTCGTAGGTGAAGACATGGGAGCTCATTGTACGAACCAACAGTCGCTTTGTCGACCGGACAGCCGCCTCCCATAACCCACCGAAGTGCGGAGCACTGGGCGGATTGAAATGCCATTTGCAATTTGGACGAGAATTGGTAGTAATAGCGAGCTGACCTTGAGGGCTGGTAATAAGCGCTTGCAATTGCTTGTCGGCACCAATGAAGTTAGTTCCGCAATCAGAAAAGATTTCACAGGGGAGTCCACGACGACCGACAAAACGGTCAAATGCTGCTAAGAATGCATCAGTTGACAGGTCCGACACCAATTCAAGGTGAACCGCTTTTACAGAGAAGCAGACAAACACGGCAATATACACCTTATAAATACGGGATTTCCGAAGTTTCAATTCTCGCATTTGAAGGGGACCAGCATAGTCCACGCCGACTCGGGCGAATGGACGAAATTGTTGCACGCGTGCAGCAGGAAGGTCCGCCATCAAAGGTTGAGGAGGTTTTGCTGTTAGTCGCACGCATACGGAACAATGTCTCAACACATCATGTGCAACCGAACGAATGGCGACGATCCAATATTGTCGCAAAATAAGTGATATCATGACACGGGGGCCGGAGTGGCACGTTAGGCGATGCCACCGACGACAAATCAACAGTGCTAAATGGGAGCGCTTAGCAATTAGAATCGGGTGTTTGCAACCGTATGACAGAGTGGAATGACGAAGGCGACCACCGACTCTGATGATTCCAACATCGTCAACGAACGGTGCCAAACGAGCTAACGGCTTCGACGAGACTCTGCGACCAGTTGATAACTCGCTTAATAGAGTGCAGAAATGGATACTCTGAGACTCTCTAATAATACTACGAGTCGCGCAGTCAACTTCAGTAACATTTAGACACAGCGTAGGAGATGGTTCAAACTTGGTACGGCGGCAGTGGTTGATGAAACGGTGCATCAGAGTGGTGACGCGAATCATGCGGTCATAAGATGAAAAACGATTGAACCATTCTTCAGGCCAGTCCTGCCGGTTGATTTGAGTTGTAAGCGCTACTGGCAACACTTCAGGTAGACTGCACAATGGAATGGGTGCAACGAGTCTTATCCACGTTGACGGATTGGCCCGAAGGATTGCAGGGCCTTGCCAATAGAGGGATAGCTTCGTGAGTTCTGAAGGCATTACTCCTCTTGACGCACAATCGGCAGGATTGTTTGTCGACTCAATGTGGCTCCATTGACAGTCAGGCAATATGGTGCGTATCTGATGGATACGATTGGACACATATACCTTGAATGAGGTATGAGGCACAGTTAACCAGGACAAAACTATCATAGAGTCAGTCCAACCATATGTCCCTACAATCTTGATATGAGGATCTAGCGTTTGCTTGATACGCCCAAGCCAACGCGCGAGTAACAGAGCGGCGTTCAGCTCTAATCGTGGTATGCTTAACGGCTTCATAAGAGCAAGCTTAGTCTTCGATCCCACGAGAATGGCAGGTTGATCACCCGATGAGTTGGCTACCAACACATATACGACCGCGGCATATCCAAGCTGTGAAGCGTCACAGAATCCCATCAGATAGCATGCCGATTGTTTAAATGTGCCAAAGTGGCGTGCTACTCGAATCGTTGACAACGTAGGAAGATCAGACAAAAACGAGGACCAATCAGCGTGGATGTCAGGAGGCAGTGGATCGTCCCACTCCAATCCTAGTTGCCAGGTCCGCTGCATGATGCATTTTGCCCAAAACACTGTAGGGCCGAACAACCCCAATGGGTCGAATATCCTGGCGACAAGTGATAACACGCCCCGCTTAGTGAATGTTGGAGACGGTTGAAAGCGCAATGCACagctaaaaaaatcattgttagGGTTCCATTGCAACCCAAGTACTTTAGTTCCACCATCTTCGGAGTCATTAAATGGTAATGGCGTGCATACCCGATCAGATGCAGGTACAGACGATAAAATATCCGGAGTGTTGCTAGACCATTTTTTAAGCTCGAGCCCGGATTTTGCGAGGATAAACTGCAAGGACGATTGTAACTCCAAAGCACTTTCAACAGAATCCGATCCGACGCAGATATCATCAACGTAAGTCTGGTACAACAAGGCATCACGGACCTGATCGGCGTCAGTGCAATCGGTTTCAGCAATAGCGTGGAGCACACGTATAGCCAGGAATGGAGCACACGTAACTCCATATGTCACCGTGTTCAACTGGTACTCGACCAGCTGGTCATGCGGAGATGACCGCCATAAGATATGCTGGTACTTGCGGTACTCTGGTAGCACCTGGATTTGACGATACATCTTGCAGATGTCCGCCGTGAATGCATGTTGATGTATGCGGAATCGCGTTAAGACATCAATTATGTCCTGCTGTAGCTTCTTCCCTGGAAGCAGACAGCTGTTTAACGACGGTCCGGTTGAACATCGTGCAGACGCGTCAAACACCACACGGATCTTGGCGTCACCATCATCTGCCTTGTAAATTGCATGATGAGGGACAAAGTAATGACCTGGTGTGGGCGCGATAGACATATGGCCCAATGCTAAATACTCGTCCATAAATTCCTTGTACAGCGTCTGCAACTGTGGATTGGCCAATAGCTTCCTCTCCAAAGACTCAAAACGCTTGACCGCCATTAATCGAGAGCCAGCAAATGTCGTGGGTAATACATGCGATCGGAACGGTAAAGGCACAGAGAACCTGCCAGATGGTAGCCGGATACACTCGTTCCTGAATATGGATTCACACTTTCCTTCCTCAGTGAACACATCTGGAGCAGCTTCGGGTTCTTCGATGTCCCAAAATTTATTCATTTGCTCTTCAATGGATAGGGTGAGCGAAACTGGGAGAGCATGAAGTGGCTCGACGTTCGTATTTGGAACAGGACCAATTAAAATCCAGCCAAAGACAGAATTGAATGCCGAAGGCAGAGAAGCACCAACGTCAATTTTGTGACCATTCATAATGGTGGCGTATACATCAGCACCCAGCAGCATATCCACACTGGATGCGACATTGAACGAAGGGTCAGCCAGGGCGAGGTTTGAAAACTTATCCTTAATCGTCGAATGCAATGTTTTGTGTGGCATATCTCCGGTGATAGATGGTAACACCCAGGCTCGAATCGACAGCGATGGTTCAGGCGCAAACCGTGGCTGGACAATACAGTCAACTCGGCCCATTACACTGGTAACAGGATGTCCAGCTAAACCAGTAACAGGCGCAGTCCAGCGAGTACGTTTCAAACCAAGACGGTCAGCACATGATACCGTAACAGCACTTATTTGCGAAGCACAATCGACAAGTGCATGCACCGTCTGCCACGTGCCGGAACGGTCTCGCACGTGAACAAGCGCTGTCCCCAACATTACTGAACATGATGTAGAAGCGGTGGGCGTCAGGTGAGAAGCACACAAAGACGACTTCGCTTTGGGTTCGGAAACCTTTTCCTTAGTGTTGCGTCCACCCATGTGTAACAAGGTGTGATGATTCCGTGAACATTGCTTGCAGCTTGGTTTTGAACGACACTTGTTCGACCAATGAGAATCACTAAAACAATTGAAACACAAACTATTCTCACGCATCCAGTTACTACGTTCATCGACTGCCAATGACAAGAATTGGCCGCATGAGTCCAGACTATGGCTTGCCTTGCAACACGGACAAGATCGTTCAGGCTTGGTTGTGAGCAATGACGCAGCATGTTGATGACCGGAATTACTGGGACGATCTCCCTTACGGTTTGATGGACGAGACGACTTCGCCTGTGAACCAGCGTTTCCTGATCTTGAATCACCAATTATTTCCAACGTGGACACTCGAGACTGAACGCAATTCAATAATGCCTCAATAGTCGGGTAATCACCCGGACTGGTAACCGTAGTTTCAAACAGCTCCCGAGTCGCAATCGGTAAGCAGCGAAATGCCATAGAAAAATAGAACGAACGATCCCAAATCCGGAATATTGAGTGATTTTAATAAAGAAAGGCCTTCGCCTGAACTTACTGACAAACTTACTCAAGTCTGTCAATGACTCATGAGNNNNNNNNNNNNNNNNNNNNNNNNNNNNNNNNNNNNNNNNNNNNNNNNNNTTACGTGTCACCGTCAACGTCTCGTTGGTTTAGTGTAGTGACGAGTCACGGACCAGTGTGTTGTCGCCCCGTTTCTCCCCGTTTATTAAGTCCACAcgtttttttagattattggttgggcaaaaatttaaattttaatgatttaactgAATCAAACTGCTCTATTTCTTTTTGTGCTAGCTTTGTCATTTTTTGTCTTATAAATGCTTCTTTTTcacatattttctttaaatttaatatggatAAGATACTAACGATACTGCTggcacaaaataaatacattttctgggCCGCAATCAACttggtgataaaatattacCGGGCCGCAATTCACCGGTCTCCAACACGTCAATGACATGTCGGGCCGCAACTCACCTATAGGCGTTTGGTCATAATGTCGCGGGTCTATCCACGCCCACCGTGCAGATAACAtttaacatagtaatattatcaatgttttgtTTACGGCACGGCATTCACGTAATTACTATTGTCACTGCAGTCTCTGCTGTGGCCTATATGCAGCGATCTGCGTACTGTTTAGGCAGTagtgattttatttgttttataggtTGATATAACTAGCATAATGAACtgtatatgaatgtataatatacattataatattgtatatgctACCAATCATTAACATGGATGAAAAAATTcattgaaaatatcaattatgTCTTATATGTGTTGCTAaagataatcaaaattaaattttaatacatattattataatataaaatggaccTAAGTTAATGCACTGTTGAACATCTACGAACAAATAATCACACTTCACACAACAAAGAAGGCCAAACAACTAATgataaaaatcaatcaattgggttaaaatataaataagctGATGTCAATAACTCAATATCTTATATAACCTAACAGATAAGGCAATATAGGTAATTGGCGTGCGCAAGCAGTAACAAGTGAGTTTAAACGACCAAACGATGCCAACTAAATTAGGCAGACATCTACAATAGAGCTTTCTCGTGATGGTAGAAATATATCACTACGAGCGAAAAGCcaattaactataaatactatatgcAAAAAAGGTCAAACTACTGCGAATACTATTGGCCGAAAACCATATAAGGACAAGACTGAATAAGAACAAGTCACTTTCTTTTATCTTCAATTCAACAATGTCCACTGTTAGTTGGACCCAATACTGCaagatacctattttatttgtcTCAACCTGTACGGTAACGGCACTTATTTGAGTTTTCCAGCACCTCGACGGTGATCggacttatttaaattatctggaGTTTACCTTGACGCGGACCCGATGATTGAATCGTGATTGATCGTGGTCCGGTTGAAGTGTCTGGTTTAGATTGAGGTGATGAAAAAACACAACACAAACACTTCATGAAGTcactttaaatatgtattatattacgaccaaaatatataaatacatgttaCGCCGCTCGGGCGATGAGTTTTACGTCGGACGATAGTATGTTATCGGTCCGACCGTCCGATAGTGGATGCTCGAATCGCCTTTTCCGCCGACCGTTGTACGTCTCACGCGACACAGTCCCCCGTCCCGCCTTGCCGTTACCGGCTCGGTGGGAGAGTCAACCCGGTCGCGCTGCTTGCATCCCGTAGTGGTGGTTGGAGATAAGGTAGACTGGTCGCTATAGTGCTTGTACATTGTACTTGCTACTAATGCGGGCCGCGTCAACCTCTTTCCACAAGTTGTTCCATTACAGTCTCACTATTTCATTCCCAAAACCTCGGATCGGCTCCacttcaatattaatttgtgaaaaaCTAAAGAGATTCTGAATAAATATAAGAAGTATGTAATCTGAATAATATGTatcgtttaaataaaaaccCTGAAAAATCTGggggttaaataaaaaaggatgtCTATGACTATGAAAAATAGTAAGGATGGAAACtgagaaacataataattatgagcgCCGATTGAGGGGTCGTCTATAACGATGATTACGGTTGGTGTGAACCACTTGCATTAGTAGcataaaatggatttttaaaaaatagtaaaatattttcgtttaccCTCAACATCACACTTCGTTGTGATAATTTAAGTGCCACAACCAATCACGGTGAAAATGGGCTAAATACCGACACAGTGAGTGAGGCCATGCCTTTAAATACTTGTTTGAATCACGATATCAGTCAGTACACTCGCTCATTGAACTCGAGGACTAGCACATATAACTGTGGAAACTTTATCTACCGAAGCCACAGCATGTTTAGTTGTGGTTTTGCACCTGGTGCTGATCGGTGTATATCGGGTCCTCAGCTTGCAGATAATGGTTATCTGGGAGAAATCCAAGGAATAACTAATGCTCGGCCGTGGGCAGCGATGACGAAATAACACGTAAATCAAGGAAGCGATATCCCGTTTACGACGATATATACGGTGATTAGTGTGGGAACATCCGCGAGCCAGGCAGGTGGTAGTTCACCCCGCAAACCCCCTTATCGAGGTCGACCGATGAGGATTGGATTCGTACGGGTTTTTCGGTTTCTTCTAGTAATTCCAGTGAAACCGTAGCCAGCGGGCCGTGCGGGCCCGGCGTTCGCGTCTGCGTTAGTGGCCTAACTGTCCATTATCACAGTTGCGTGCGCCGGTCTCGCGCGGTTATTGTATTATGCAAGTTTTGGACATCGCAGTGACCCACCTGTCTCAGCGGGGCAGGCGTGACGCCGTCGGACAAATTCGGCGTCGGCTTGCACTCCCGCGCGGTTCGTGAATAGTACCCATCGCTAATATACTGACGTGAAGGCTGAAGCGTTGAGAGACGTGATAATCTGGTCACTTTTGTGGGAACTTTCGAGCACATACGATCAATTACAGTCCACTTAGAGTTCGTTGGTTCGGCAGGAacagtaggtatttgaaaactAATCTCAgagatcttaaaaaaaataagtaagatcCTATACAGTCTTAGCCCCGATAATGCTATTGTCTAGTTAGAGCATCATTATGAACTACATATTCATTAACCACGCTTACTGCAGTAAAATGTATggagtaattaaattattatccttttTTAGTCAGCATGTATGGTTTGTCTAGTCGAGAGTGATTCTGGTTAATAAtcgctttttttttaataaaagcacGTTTATCagttgttttagtttttatttacttttgaattattattttttacttggtTTGTGCCTATTATATTGATTACCTGAACAGTTAACCGTatcttatgattttatttaattaatttatacataaaaccTAACATAggtaaatattcataaatgtatgatgtacctacttactattcaactttctataaattataaaaataataacattatgtaatatgGGTTTCTATTGTTTGCAGGACTTCCACAATTTAAAGTGAAAGAACTCTGTGATCTAACcatctaaaaacaaaatcactAACGAGACCATCGATACAGCACTTATTGTACATGATAGTAGTACTAGTATTCGTCCATAATGTATGTGgacatttgtaatttatatataaactagctgatctcgtgcacttcgttgcccgtttaatgtaccaactctatatgactcgaactttgtacaattcgttgtttaatattcggtgtatggttttcaaaatgtatcttaacttttccgtttcccagaataaaaattctgattcgcagcagtatattatcaggtaggcaatctacctacggtagatcgcggaccccgtgctgtttgtacgtaggtatatgatttaactataaaatatcaaagttataccaagtttgtcgtattccacctatggtagattaatataatcaattaatacaaaatcctaacctaacataactactaatatcagatgaataaaaaaaaccaaatttaaccattcctaaattagtctgtcttcttccagttacagccaaaatatgtaccttgtatattttgtgttgcatattcagtaataagaaatttaagctgctttgaacaattgatattatgtgtcttacctatcgtataaaaaaaaaccaaatttaaccattcctaaataagtcagtcttcttcccagaggtttaatctacacacaaacattcataccaagctgaacccgtgcactccgttgtccgtaaaaaattgcaacttaaaaaattatgattgttcaactgtttttgggtgtaacttgctgcaatgttcaataacttgatttggtgctaacttgtacctgatctacccaaataaccaatggaaaccaataataaataaatattaatttatactgtagactgtagccaatggcaactatttaaaaaataaataaaaataaaatttccaatttccatcgtgaacctcaagatccctgtttgagcacctctttaaaatgcaaattttgaaaaatcctttcttagtgcgcctatacatagtaataagaacatttactgaaaatgtcatatccatagcttcagcagttccggctaagcgatgatgaatcacccaggacaagtctttttatatataaaagataatataaactTCAGGGAATCGcttactttattattacttgtaagTTACAATTGAAATTCgtcacttttttataaatttataaatttatttaatgtcaagtttttagtttaattatatcgatacaatatttctttaaaattaattaattactttttatgtaCGTATTTAGAATATATTGTGACTGTTATAACATTACTcattacaaataagtaataacataatatacatttcaattaaatatttaaatataatttaagattttacaataatgttaaatCGTTAACagatctaaataaataaatatgtattgccGCATGTTTGTCAAGTCATCACTTGAGAACATCTTAGTGGATTTGGTTTATcttttttgttgtgtttgttAAATTGGTAGGATAATGTTTGTATGAAAGTACATTTTTGGATGATTCGACGGAGAAGCCAAACATTTGGATGATATTTTCGACAGTGATTCGTCCGGCTTCAAttgttcccggatgggtgacctgATAGTTTATAGTAAGGAACACTTGCCATATATTACCGTTTTCTATTACAACACTCCTACAAAATGGCAAATGCTAATGGCATTCGTTATGCTTAAgttcaaataaatatcattggtaatctttataatagattattgtaatagtgtctagggctaggatttataatacgcaataaaatatgatgaaatatgcatttgtgttattaaaaatatgctaaactatattatgtaataaaaaatatgctgaAATAtaccacataaatattattaaataaacacatattctaaacatttttttttcaaaaacctaTTACTCTAAATTTATATGCTAAAATAcgccaaaaattatatatgataaaatgaacactattaatacaaacatattttgaaaaaaatctataatttataaaattatctctaaaatgattaaacatattcaaatgaattacataaaacaatcacattgtgttttaaatgtttagataagaatattatagtatgtgcGTTGgcgtttattcaatattttaattttcaagccataaacgaaaatttataatttttgatatttcatctACCCATattttgcttgaaaattaaaatttcacaaAGTCGCTAATGCTTAAgcacatataatattctaacatAAAAGCTGGATAGGTAATGGGACAATTCACTCTACCATCAAAACTACCCGAGTAACAGTCTTGGTGCACATTGGGTGCCTTACAtcaatttttaggtttttattacTATGCTATAACGGTGCACAGCActgtgtttttgataaaaattaatactgatTTATTACATGGGAAGCATGCCAGTAGAACTAAATAGTCGGTTCAGAAACCGATTTGGCGTACaactaaaattattgttcatttgTTAGACTAGAGTCGGTGTGGCAACCGTGCGAGAGTAAACAAAGGTACAGAGCCCTAACCGTGTAGGAGTGTTGAAAAATACCGTTCACATACCGTGacgaaaataaacaaaaaacgtaaaaatgcACAAGTTTCTTTTGCAAGATGACGGTTTCGAACCAGGAACCCCTAACAACCTATGCATTGGTAAACCT encodes the following:
- the LOC103309131 gene encoding uncharacterized protein LOC103309131 — protein: MAFRCLPIATRELFETTVTSPGDYPTIEALLNCVQSRVSTLEIIGDSRSGNAGSQAKSSRPSNRKGDRPSNSGHQHAASLLTTKPERSCPCCKASHSLDSCGQFLSLAVDERSNWMRENSLCFNCFSDSHWSNKCRSKPSCKQCSRNHHTLLHMGGRNTKEKVSEPKAKSSLCASHLTPTASTSCSVMLGTALVHVRDRSGTWQTVHALVDCASQISAVTVSCADRLGLKRTRWTAPVTGLAGHPVTSVMGRVDCIVQPRFAPEPSLSIRAWVLPSITGDMPHKTLHSTIKDKFSNLALADPSFNVASSVDMLLGADVYATIMNGHKIDVGASLPSAFNSVFGWILIGPVPNTNVEPLHALPVSLTLSIEEQMNKFWDIEEPEAAPDVFTEEGKCESIFRNECIRLPSGRFSVPLPFRSHVLPTTFAGSRLMAVKRFESLERKLLANPQLQTLYKEFMDEYLALGHMSIAPTPGHYFVPHHAIYKADDGDAKIRVVFDASARCSTGPSLNSCLLPGKKLQQDIIDVLTRFRIHQHAFTADICKMYRQIQVLPEYRKYQHILWRSSPHDQLVEYQLNTVTYGVTCAPFLAIRVLHAIAETDCTDADQVRDALLYQTYVDDICVGSDSVESALELQSSLQFILAKSGLELKKWSSNTPDILSSVPASDRVCTPLPFNDSEDGGTKVLGLQWNPNNDFFSCALRFQPSPTFTKRGVLSLVARIFDPLGLFGPTVFWAKCIMQRTWQLGLEWDDPLPPDIHADWSSFLSDLPTLSTIRVARHFGTFKQSACYLMGFCDASQLGYAAVVYVLVANSSGDQPAILVGSKTKLALMKPLSIPRLELNAALLLARWLGRIKQTLDPHIKIVGTYGWTDSMIVLSWLTVPHTSFKVYVSNRIHQIRTILPDCQWSHIESTNNPADCASRGVMPSELTKLSLYWQGPAILRANPSTWIRLVAPIPLCSLPEVLPVALTTQINRQDWPEEWFNRFSSYDRMIRVTTLMHRFINHCRRTKFEPSPTLCLNVTEVDCATRSIIRESQSIHFCTLLSELSTGRRVSSKPLARLAPFVDDVGIIRVGGRLRHSTLSYGCKHPILIAKRSHLALLICRRWHRLTCHSGPRVMISLILRQYWIVAIRSVAHDVLRHCSVCVRLTAKPPQPLMADLPAARVQQFRPFARVGVDYAGPLQMRELKLRKSRIYKVYIAVFVCFSVKAVHLELVSDLSTDAFLAAFDRFVGRRGLPCEIFSDCGTNFIGADKQLQALITSPQGQLAITTNSRPNCKWHFNPPSAPHFGGLWEAAVRSTKRLLVRTMSSHVFTYEEFTTVLIRIEAVLNSRPLTPASTDPHDLECLTPGHFLIGQPLLAVPPRSNPDTTRNLTNRWKLLDQCHQAFWKRWSTEYLTTLQERVKWTDRVPNLKVNDMVVVVDNQAPPLSWRLGRIMELVPGPDGTVRVASVLTPQGRITRPVVKLVVLPTD